The genomic interval GTTCGAAACGCAGGCCGAGTACCGCTATTTCAAGGCCATCGGCGGCGATGCCGCGGGCATGTCCACCGTGCCGGAGGTGATCGTGGCGCGTCACATGTCGGTTCCCGTCTTCGGCGTCTCGGTCATCACGAACTGCGGCCTGTCGGACGAGGCGGGCGACCACGAGGACGTGCAGCGCCAGGGCCGGAAGGCGGGCGTGAAGATGCAGACGCTCTTTTTGCGAATGATCGAAAATCTGGAATGATATTATGGTAAACAAGGTGATTCTGGTGGGCAACGTGGGCATCGACCCCGAGGTCCGCACGCTCGAAGGCGGCGCGAAGGTCGCCCGTGTCCGGCTGGCTACGACCGAGCGGCTGTACGACCGTGCGTCGAACGAGACGAAAGAGCATACCGAGTGGCACACGATCACGCTGTGGCGCGGCCTCGCGGATGTCGTGGACCGCTATGTGCGCAAGGGCACGCAGCTCTATATCGAGGGCCGTCTGCGCACCCGCGAGTGGATGGACAAGGACAACAACAAGCGTTATACGACCGAGATTCTGGCCGACACGATGAATCTGCTGGGCCGCCGCAGCGATAATCCCGCTTCGGACGGCGCCGCTCCGGGTTACGGAGCGCAGGGGCAGGGGCAGGGGTCCTCCTACGGCCAGCAGGGCGGGGGATACCAGCAGGGCGGCTATGCGCAGCCGCAGCAGCCGCGTCCCGCCGCGGCTCCCCAGCCGCAGCAGCCGGCCGCACCTTCGGTCCCGGCCGACGATCCCGACGATTTGCCGTTCTGACCGGACTCTCCCGGCCTGTGCGCCGGCCGTCGGGCCGTGCTGCGGGCGGTCCTGCGTTCGCACCGCATCTGTTGCCGTTCGGGACGCCGCCGGTCCGCAGCGATCCTGCTCCGCAGGAGGCTGTGCCGCGCCGCCGCGGGCGATCCGCATCCCGTTCATCCGAAAGGGCTCCGTTTCGCTTCAAGCGAAACGGAGCCCTTTTTTTCCGTGGTGGCGGCGCCCTCCCTGTGCGTCCGGTTTTACGGCCGGTCCCGTCACGGAGTTTTCGGTCAGAGGTGTCCGATTCCCTGCCGGTATCCGGTCAGATCGGCTTCGGTCAGGGAGGCGA from Alistipes dispar carries:
- the ssb gene encoding single-stranded DNA-binding protein → MVNKVILVGNVGIDPEVRTLEGGAKVARVRLATTERLYDRASNETKEHTEWHTITLWRGLADVVDRYVRKGTQLYIEGRLRTREWMDKDNNKRYTTEILADTMNLLGRRSDNPASDGAAPGYGAQGQGQGSSYGQQGGGYQQGGYAQPQQPRPAAAPQPQQPAAPSVPADDPDDLPF